The nucleotide window GCCAGTTAACTTAAGCATCTACCTCATTTGCATAAATATTGAGGTCTATTTGTCATGCTTGTTTTTTCTGTTTCCAATGTTTATCAATAAAATTCAGACCTTCCTTGATTAAATTCATTCTCTGGTACTCTTTGTTTTCCTATATCTTCCACTATTGAATGCTAACTGTAAATTTTTATCTTATAGTTTCACAATTACCTATAACTAATGTTCTTTGTGTTTAGTATCTACCAAAATTTAATAAACTATTTTTAAATAAAGGAAAAAGAAAGTAGGGAATTTTTAGTGAAAGAAATTGGCTTATCTACAGCTTGTTTTTACCCTCAGCTTAATACTGAAGACACCTTAGAGATTATTGCTAATTTAGGGATAAAAAAGATAGAAGTATTCTTACAAACGGAAAGTGAATATGAAAAAAACTATATTTATGAATTAAAAGCTAAAATCAATGCTTTAGATTTAGAAGTTTATTCTGTCCATGCCAGTTCTGCCCTTTTTGAACCCCTTTTATTTTCAACATACCAAAGGGAAGTTAAAGATTCTTTAAAGACTTTTGAAAAGATATTTGAAGCCACTAACATACTTAAAGGTAAGTATTATGTTTTTCATGGTCCTAGGCTTATGAGTTTTACAAAGGAAAAGTGGGACTTTGTTATTGAAAGAATTAGAATTTTAACAGCCCTAGCTCAGCAGTATGGTATAGGAATTGCTCAAGAAAATGTATCATGGTGTTTAAGTAGTAATCTTCAGTTTCTTCAATACCTAAAGGGGGAAAATATAGAAAATCTTTATTTTACATATGATAATAAACAAGGGGTAAAGAGTTTGTTAAAACCCAATGATATTTTAGATGTTATGGGAGAAAGATTAGTTAATGTCCATATTAGTGATGTTAATGGAAAGGACATGGGTGTTTTCCCAGGCCATGGGGACTTTGATTTTAAGGACCTTTTTCAAGGACTAAAAAAAATAAATTACACTGGACCAATTATTATAGAAGTGTATGGCAAATATTTACCTCAAAATTTACCAGAAGAAATAAAATCCTTTAAAAAGATGTTTTCCCAAAATTAAATTCTTTGGAGGGAAAAAATGGCAAAATATGAGATTGTAAAAACTTTGAGCAATAATGTAGTTTTAGTTAAAGATAAAGGACAGAAATACGTATTTATTGGAAAAGGCATAGGATTTGGTAAAAGATCAGGGGATTTAATTGATATTAATAAAGTGGAACAGAAATTTGTATCTACTGATACCTTAAAGGGTGGTGAATATGAAGCTATTTTTGACACTATAGACCCGAAAATTATTGAAATTTATGATAGAGTAAACGAAATAATCCTCGGTGAATTAGAAGGGAAAAATCAAGGAGATGATATTAAATCTCTAAACATAGCTCTATTAGACCACATCAATTTTGCCATTAAAAGGTTAAAAGAAGGAATAGAAATTGTTAACCCCTTTTTATATGAAATTAAATTATTATACCCTGAAGAATACAAAACTGCAGCAAAGGTTGTAGATTTTCTTCAAAGTAAATTAGATATAGAGATTCCTGAAGGGGAAATAGGATTTTTAGCTTTACATTTTGTGGGAGGAATAAGTGAAAACAAACAAGAAGCACTGGCACAGTCAAAAATGATTAACAAAATACACCAACATCTAGAACAAAGGTTAGGGATTAAAATAGAACATGATTCCTTTGATTACAAAAGGTTAATTATCCATTTAAAGGGTGTTATAAATCGGGTAAAGAAAAGTCAGTGTATAGAAAATAATGTTTTATCAGCATTAAAAGATAAAATAATCTATGAATATAAAATGGCATATGATATTGCCAAAATAATGGAAAGGGCATTGAACATATCAATACCGGAAAATGAAATTGGATATATAGCCCTACATATCTATAAAATTACTGGGGGCAAAAATTAATCTTAAAAACCCCTTGCCAACAAATAAATTTTTGTTTATAATTTTATTGAAAACTTAATACAACTTTTTACGTGTTACTGAGTAATCAGGCATGAGTAAAAGAATTTAGGATTAGCTTAAGGCTATTTCTATGTTCTTTTGCTCATATCTTTTTTATATTTACATTGTTTAAATCTTTCCTTTGGGAAAGCTAAAAATAAAAAATAGAAAGAGAGGAGAAATTTTTATGAAAAAATCCTTTGCAGTTTTACAACAAGTTGGTAAAGCTTTAATGTTGCCTGTGGCCATTTTGCCAGCTGCCGGTATTTTATTAGCCTTTGGTAATGCTTTGCAAAACCCGGCATTATTAGAACGGTTACCTTATTTTAATACCCATTGGGTACAAATGGTAGCTGTAGTTATGGAACAAGCAGGAGGAATTATTTTTTCTAACCTCCCCTTATTATTTGCCGTTGGTGTGGCAGTTGGTTTAACAGGGGGAGAAGGTGTGGCAGGTCTAGCTGCTATCATTGGATACTTGATTATGAATGTCACTATGGGTATTATTGCTGGAGTAACTTTAGATTCTGTAGGGTCTGACCCAGCCTATACCTTAGCTTTAGGAATACCTACTTTACAAACAGGAGTTTTTGGAGGAATTATTGTAGGGGTATTAGCATCATTTTTATATAAAAAATATTATAACATTGAACTACCTCAATATTTAGGCTTCTTTGCGGGGAAACGATTTGTTCCAATAATAACAGCAGTTTCCGCCCTTTTATTAGGGATTTTAATGACTGTTATTTGGCCTCCTATCCAATTAGGGTTAAATACACTATCTTATAGTATGGTGGATTCTAATAGAACATTATCAGCCTTTGTTTTTGGGGTTATTGAAAGGGCCCTTATACCCTTTGGATTACATCATATTTTCTACAGCCCATTTTGGTTTGAATTTGGGGAATATGTAAATAAAGCTGGGGAAATTGTCAGGGGAGACCAAAGGATATTTTTTGAACAATTAAAAGATAATGTCCCCTTTACCGCAGGTACTTTTATGACAGGTAAATTCCCTTTTATGATGTTTGGATTACCGGCAGCTGCTTTAGCGATGTATCATGAAGCTAAAACAGCTAAGAAAAAATATGTAGCTGGAATTATGATGTCAGCAGCTTTAACCTCCTTTTTAACGGGGATTACAGAACCTATTGAATTTACTTTCCTATTTGTCGCTCCGTTATTATTCGCTGTTCATACAGTTTTTGCCGGTCTTTCTTTCATGATTATGGAAATACTAAATGTTAAAATTGGGATGACCTTTTCTGGTGGGGTAATTGACTATTTATTATTTGGAGTATTGCCAAACCGTACCCAATGGTGGCTTGTAATACCAGTAGGTTTAGTTTTCTCGGTAATTTATTATTTTGGTTTCCGTTTTGTTATAAGGAAATGGGATATTAAAACTCCAGGACGGGAAAATGATGGTGAAGAAATAGAAGGAAATGGAGTGACTGGAGAACTAGGCGCTCAAGTCTTAGAGGCTTTAGGAGGTCAAGAAAACATATTAAATCTCGATGCATGTATAACGAGGTTGAGGGTGAATGTAAAGAATATAAAGGACGTAGACAAACAGACCTTAAAAAAATTAGGAGCGACAGGGGTATTAGAAGTTGGTAATAGTATCCAAGCAATATTTGGTCCTAAATCTGATATAATAAAAAGTCAAATAGATAATATCATTAAAAATGGAGGGACAAAGGGGAAAACTACTAAATTTTTAAGTCCTATGGAAGGGAAATTAGTAGATTTAACTGTTGTGCCAGATAAAGTCTTTTCTAAAAAAATTATGGGTGAAGGATTTGCTATTGAACCTAGTAAGGGAGAAGTAGTTTCCCCAGTAGATGGTAAAGTTGTATCACTATTCCCTACAAACCACGCTATAGGGATACAAAGGGAAGATGGTTTAGAGGTATTAATTCACATAGGAATTGATACTGTAGAATTAAAGGGTGAAGGATTCAAGGCTTTAGTTAAAGAAGGGGATGAAGTTAAAGCAGGGCAACCTCTGATTAATGTTGATTTAGAAAAGATTAAAGGTAAAGGTAAGGCTGTTATTACACCAATAGTTTTTACAAATTTACCTGAAGGGCAGAAAGTATATTTTGAGGAAGGTAAAAAAGTACAAAAAGGCCAGTCTGATATTATAGTTATTAAATAAAGGGAGCAAGGGTTATTGTTTTTATTGCAATAACCCTTGCTTTTTGACTAGGAAATGTTAAGATTAATATAGCAATGAAAAAACTAATGGCAATATTTGTTGATTGACGGTATATATATGTTAGTGTTAATGTTGTAGTGATAAGAGAGGAGATTTGGGGAAAATGCAAGAAGCTCTGTTTACTATTTTGTTTCCAGTGGCAGGATTTGTACTAGGGGCCTATGTTTCATTGGATATTATTAAAATGTTAGTAGATTTAGTGTACCCAGAGCAGGAGGGAGAGCATGACGAAAATTGCTGAAATAGTCTATAATATTACTGGAGTAAATGGTGTTCTCCTCTTTGCCTACGGTTTTTTGGCTGGTGTACTAGTAGTCTTTACCTTTACCCTTTTAGTGATTATATATAACCTCGCCTTAAGGAGCAATTAGCTCCTTATTATTTTATCTTTGGGTAAAAATATAAATAAAGGCTTGAGACCATTGCCCAAGCTATTTTAGTTGATAAAAAACTTGTTAAAGAAATTATTGTGGTACAGATCCCTGCTAAAAGGGCTTATATGCATTTAGATACCGTATTTACTATGGTAGATTATGATAAATTTTTGATGTATCCAGGGATTAAAGATATGATATTTACATATGTCCTCAAACCAGGGGAAAATGGCCTAATTCAGGCTAAAAGTGAAAAATCATTAAAAATATGTCTTGAAAAAACTTTAAATAGAAAGATAAAAATTATTTACTCTGGTGAAGATGACCCAATTATCGCTGCTCGGGAACAGTGGGGCGATAGTACTAATACCTTAGCAATATCTCCTGGAAAAGTGTTAGTTTATAATAGAAATACAGTAACTAATAGACAACTTAGAAAAGAAGGAATTGAGACTTTGGAATTTGAAGGCTCAGAATTAGTTAGAGGTAGGGGAGGGCCAAGGTGTATGTCAATGCCAATATGTAGAGAAAAAATCTAAATGGAGGATTCCATACCCTCCATTTATTCTTTTCAGAAAGGTCTACTTTATGATAAACTAATAATAGTTAAGTTAAGGAGGATGAAATTTTATGGAAAAAAGAGCTTTGGTTACTCTGACCGTTGCGGAATCAAAAAGGCTTATTGCTAAAGGGGTAGTAAAATTACCTCAGGTACAAAAAGCCTTAAAGGAAGGGACAATTATCATAGCCGGGGGTACTACTAATGGTTACATAGTGGAGGAACTTACTGGTAAAAAGATAGATAAAGATAAGTATACTGCTGGGATTGTTGTACAAGGAAGGGGTTGTGTAACACCGCCAGAAGAGCGGATTGCACCTGTAGTAATTGAGCAAGGGGAAGTTATCGATAAACCTTGGACCGATGTTTTGCCTGGACTACAAAAAGGGGATGTTTTTATTAAAGGGGGTAATGCTTTAGACCTAGATGGTAATGTAGGGGTTATGGTAGCCCATCCCCAAGGGGGAACTATAGGTGCAGCTTTACCTATTTTAGTAGCTAGGGGAATAGATTTAGTACTACCAGTAGGACTAGAAAAACTCGTCCCTTCTGTAATCATGGCTGCAAAGGAAGGGGGAATAGAAAAAATTGATTATTCATTAGGAATGCCTTGCGGTCTAGTACCAGTATCCTATGGGCAGGTAGTAACTGAAATACAAGCTTTAAATACATTATATTCAGTAGATGTAATCCCTTACGGCAGTGGTGGAGTTGGAGGCAGTGAGGGAGCTCAAACTCTACTAATAATCGGTGAAGAAGGAAATGTTAAAAATGCCTTGGAATTTATTAAAGGGATAAAAGGGGAGCCACCTTTAAAGGGAATAAAACAGAAATGTAAATGTGGAAAACCTTGCCATTATTTTAGAGATTAAAGGAGTTGAAAACATGGCAAAGGTAGTGGTAGTAGGCAGTATTAATATGGATTTGGTTTTTAGAACGGCTAAAAGGCCTGATTTAGGGGAAACGGTAAAGGGAATCGACTTTAATCAGTTTCCAGGTGGTAAAGGTGCTAATCAAGGAGTTGCTGCAGCGAGATTAGGGGCAGAGGTCTATATGGTAGGCAAAGTAGGTAAAGACCCTTACGGACAGGAATTATTAAACTGTCTTAAAAGGGAAGGTGTAAATACAGAAAAGGTAAAATATGGTCAAAAATCCACTGGTCTTGCTAATATTGTAGTAGATGAACAAGGGCAAAACACCATCATTACCATTGAAGGGGCAAATGGAGAAGTAAATCCTGAAGACATAGATGAAGAATTATTTTCACAAGGGGATATCGCTTTATTTCAATTAGAAATACCTATAGAAACAGTTGTTCACGGGGTAAAATTGGCAAAGAAAAGGGGGGCGACAGTAATATTAGATCCTGCCCCTGTCAGGGAATTGCCTTTAGAGATATATCAATATATAGATATAATCAAACCAAATGAAGGAGAAGCCTTAGCTTTGACTAAAGAAGGGGATATCCAATCTGCTGCAGCTTGGTTAATAAATAAAGGTGTAAAAAAGGTGGTAATAACTTTAGGGGAAAAAGGAGCAGTCCTTTTTGCAGAAAATCTACAAAAGGAATTTCCCGCCCCAAAAGTTTCTGTGGTAGATACCACTGCGGCAGGAGATAGCTTTTCAGGAGCCTTAGCCTTAGCCCTATCTAAAGGGGAAGAATTAGAGAAGGCTATTCAGTTTGCCACAAAGGTAGGGAGTATTACTGTAACTAAACTAGGTGCACAAAGTTCTTTGCCAACTTTAGCCCAAGTGCAAGGTTAACATAGGAGGAATTTTTCATGAAAATAATTTTAGATGTAGATCCGGGAATAGATGATGCAATAGCTATTGCTTTAGCCCATAAATGGCCTGGTATAGAAATATTAGGGATTACTACGGTAGGAGGTAATTTGCCTTTAGAAAAAACTACAGATAACGGAGGAAAGATTTTAAAGCTTTTAGGTGCCAATTATAAAGTTTATCCAGGGATGGCACAACCTTTAATCAGGGAGCTTAAAACAGCGGAAAATATTCACGGACCTACCGGTTTAGGTTATGCCCAGCTGCCAGAGGGTAAAGAATATATTGCTGATAAACACGGAGTTGACTTTATTATAGAACAGGTAAATAAATATCCTAAAGAAATAACCCTAATTGGAGTAGGGCCACTGACAAATATTGCTACCGCTATAAAGAAAGACCCTTCCCTTCCTCAAAAGGTTAGGGGAATTTGTGTGATGGGGGGAGCAGTTTTTACTCAAGGGAATGTCACCCCTGCAGCAGAATTTAATATCTATGTAGATCCAGAAAGTGCAGAAATAGTTTTTAACTGTGGTGCTGAAATAATCCTTGTAGGATTAGATGTCACATTAAAAGTTCTACTAACTAGAGAACATTTAGAAATAATCCAAAAAAAGGGTGGAAGTTTAGGGGAAAGTATAGGGGAGATGACCAAATTTTACCTCGAAAGGTACCTTGATGGCAATAAGTTACCAGGTTGTGCACTCCACGATCCTTTAGCAGTGGCAGTTGCTTTAGATAAATCCTTAGTCTCTATGGAAAAGATGTACGTGGGAGTAGAGACTAAAGGGGAACTTACAAGGGGTGCTACTATTGGTGATAAACTTTCCCGATTTAATAAAAAACCAAATGTTTACGTCTGTACCCAAGTAGATTCAAATAGGTTTTTAGAGTTATTTTTAGATAGAATTCTAGATCATACAAACTAAATTTAACATCCTTCCAGTATCCTTTCCTTCTCTCCGAACTGAAAACAACCTTTCATCACAGAAGTTACAGATCTTTAAATCAATAAAGCTTCCTCTAAAACCAGCTTTTATTAAGTTGTGTTGGGAAGCCTTTTTTATATCAACACTATAAAATTTTCCTTGGGGTTTAATAATTTCTTCAGGGTAATTATACTTATTTATAAAAATATCTTGTAGATATTGGTCGTGTTGGACGTAACAATTTCCACAAATACCAGGGCCGTAAATTATTTGGATATTATCTAGGCTACTGCCCATTTTAATTAGTTCCTTTAAAATTTTCACCTCTAAACCTTCAACAATTCCCCGCCAACCACAATGGGCCAGTCCTAAAAAGGAATTCCTTTTATCATGGATGATAACAGGATAACAGTCGGCAGTGGTTATTCCTAAGTATAAATTTTTTTCAGTGGTTATCAAACCATCGAATCCTTGGAGGTTTTGTTTTTCGGGATAAACCCCTTCCCCGCCATGGGAGTTATTTACTTTGATAAATTCACTTCCGTTTTTTAATACAACCCTTACTATCTTGTCTAAAGGGATAATGGCTTCTTTAGAAAAATCTAGATAATTTTTCCAAACATCCCTGCCACCCCTTTGATAAAGCATGTTGCCACAGCTTTTAGTTGTTACCACTATATCTAAACCATTTTCTATAAATCTAAAAAATTTTTCCATATATTTTACCTCCATAATATAGATTATTTTTTAAGGGTATATTAAAATATAAGTAAAGTATGTTATTACATAGTATATTATATTAAAAGGAGGGCAATCAATGAATAAAACAATTATTTCTACAAAAAATGCTCCTGCAGCTATAGGTCCTTATTCACAAGCTGTAAGGGTAGGTAACTTCCTTTACACATCAGGTCAAATTCCCTTTGATCCAAAGACAATGGAGTTAGTATCAACTGATATCAAAGAACAGACAAAACAAGTAATGGAAAATCTAAAGGCTATTTTAGAAGAAGCGGGTACAAGCTTTGATAAAGTAATTAAAACTACTGTTTTTATCAAAGATATGAACCAATTTGGTGATATTAACGAAGTTTATGCCCAATATTTTGGTGCAAACCCACCGGCGAGGTCCTGTGTAGAAGTGGCAAGATTGCCAAAGGATGTAGGTATCGAAATAGAGGCAATTGCTTTAGTAGAATAATAACGGGAAGAAGGATTCACCTTCTTCCTTATTTTTATCTATCTTAGTAAAATTTTGCAGGAATATTGATTTTTTGCTAGAATATACATAAAGTTAAATAAAAGGTAGGGGTGAAGGAAATGACAAAAATTAAATTTGGAACTGATGGTTGGAGAGGTATTTTAGCCCAAGATTTTACCTTTGATAATGTGGAAAAGGTAGTAAAGGCAATATTAGCCCATGTCCATTATAAAGGGATGGGTAATAAAGGTTTAGTTGTAGGATATGATACTAGATTTTTAGGAGAAAAATTCGCTGAACTTGCTACTAAATTAGCTAACAGTTGGGGGATCAATGTTTATTTAACAGATAAACCTACTCCAACACCGGTGATTGCTTATGGGGTAAAAGAGAAAGGTGCTGCAGGGGCGATAATGTTTACTGCAAGTCATAATCCCCCGGAATACAATGGGATTAAGTTTATTCCCCATTACGCCGGTCCAGCCACTTTAGAAATTACTAAAGATATTGAAAAACATCTACATAATCCACAAGATTATACCGCTGAAGTGGAAGGTGAAAGGATCATTTACAATCCTTGGTTAGACTATAAAAGGCATTTAACATCACTGTTAGATCTTTCAAAACTCAAAGGGTTAAAAGTTGTGGTAGACCCTATGCATGGAGCGGGGGCAGAATATCTACCTTCATTATTAGAAGAAGTAGGTTGTGAAGTAATAAAGATTAATACCAATAAAGATCCATATTTTGGGGGAAGTTTACCGGAGCCAAACCTTGAACACCTAGAAGAATTGGTAAATAAAGTTAAAGAAGAGGGTGCCCAATTAGGGTTAGCATTAGATGGTGATGCCGATAGATTTGGAATAGTAGATCACGAAGGGAATTATTATGTCCCTAACCAGTTAATACCCCTATTATTCCAGTATTTAGCAGAAGAGGACAGTACCCAAAATAGGGTAATTCGGACAGTAGCTACTACCCATTTAATCGATAAAATGGCGGCAAAACTTGGCTATGAAGTAACAGAAACCCCTGTAGGTTTTAAATATGTAGGAGAAGCTATGGAACAAGGGGGAGTATTAATTGGCGGTGAAGAAAGTGGTGGAGCTAGTATCCATGGCCACATACCAGAAAAAGATGGCATATTAGTGGATTGTTTAGTGGCTTTAATGGTAGTAAAGAAAGGGCCGTTAAAGGATCAATGGAATAATTTATTAAAAGAATACGGTAACTTTGTAAGTGCAAGATTAGATTTAAGGGTACCGGAAGAAAAGAAAGAAAGTATTTTAAATAACCTGAAAGAAAATACCCCTAAGGAAGTTGCTGGGTTGAAGGTAGTATCTGTAAATCGAATTGATGGAACAAAGATGTTGTTGGAAGATGGCAGCAGTTGGGTACTTTTTAGACCATCTGGCACAGAACCCCTCTTAAGGGTATATATTGAAAGCAATTGTCAAGACACCTTTGACAAAATAGCCCAGTGGGCAAAAGGATATTTAGATGTAGAATAAAGCTGAAGGGAGCCACAGGCTCCCTTTTGTGGTATAATAATAGTTAGAAATATATAGGTTAGGAGTTTTGTAAATGGAAATAACAATTTACGATATATTTATCAACTTGCTTAACAATCTAGGACTTATCGTCATGATTGCCTTTTTACTTACGAAAATTCCCCAGTTTCAAAACCTTGTTATGGAAGAAAATATAGGTCTTAAAGGGAAAGTTCTACTAGCTGTAATTTTTGGCTTATTTGGCATTTTGGCAACATACAACGGTTTCCCTGTAGAAGGGGC belongs to Anaerobranca californiensis DSM 14826 and includes:
- a CDS encoding sugar phosphate isomerase/epimerase family protein, with amino-acid sequence MKEIGLSTACFYPQLNTEDTLEIIANLGIKKIEVFLQTESEYEKNYIYELKAKINALDLEVYSVHASSALFEPLLFSTYQREVKDSLKTFEKIFEATNILKGKYYVFHGPRLMSFTKEKWDFVIERIRILTALAQQYGIGIAQENVSWCLSSNLQFLQYLKGENIENLYFTYDNKQGVKSLLKPNDILDVMGERLVNVHISDVNGKDMGVFPGHGDFDFKDLFQGLKKINYTGPIIIEVYGKYLPQNLPEEIKSFKKMFSQN
- a CDS encoding PRD domain-containing protein; translated protein: MAKYEIVKTLSNNVVLVKDKGQKYVFIGKGIGFGKRSGDLIDINKVEQKFVSTDTLKGGEYEAIFDTIDPKIIEIYDRVNEIILGELEGKNQGDDIKSLNIALLDHINFAIKRLKEGIEIVNPFLYEIKLLYPEEYKTAAKVVDFLQSKLDIEIPEGEIGFLALHFVGGISENKQEALAQSKMINKIHQHLEQRLGIKIEHDSFDYKRLIIHLKGVINRVKKSQCIENNVLSALKDKIIYEYKMAYDIAKIMERALNISIPENEIGYIALHIYKITGGKN
- the rbsK gene encoding ribokinase; the encoded protein is MAKVVVVGSINMDLVFRTAKRPDLGETVKGIDFNQFPGGKGANQGVAAARLGAEVYMVGKVGKDPYGQELLNCLKREGVNTEKVKYGQKSTGLANIVVDEQGQNTIITIEGANGEVNPEDIDEELFSQGDIALFQLEIPIETVVHGVKLAKKRGATVILDPAPVRELPLEIYQYIDIIKPNEGEALALTKEGDIQSAAAWLINKGVKKVVITLGEKGAVLFAENLQKEFPAPKVSVVDTTAAGDSFSGALALALSKGEELEKAIQFATKVGSITVTKLGAQSSLPTLAQVQG
- a CDS encoding phosphoglucomutase/phosphomannomutase family protein; this encodes MTKIKFGTDGWRGILAQDFTFDNVEKVVKAILAHVHYKGMGNKGLVVGYDTRFLGEKFAELATKLANSWGINVYLTDKPTPTPVIAYGVKEKGAAGAIMFTASHNPPEYNGIKFIPHYAGPATLEITKDIEKHLHNPQDYTAEVEGERIIYNPWLDYKRHLTSLLDLSKLKGLKVVVDPMHGAGAEYLPSLLEEVGCEVIKINTNKDPYFGGSLPEPNLEHLEELVNKVKEEGAQLGLALDGDADRFGIVDHEGNYYVPNQLIPLLFQYLAEEDSTQNRVIRTVATTHLIDKMAAKLGYEVTETPVGFKYVGEAMEQGGVLIGGEESGGASIHGHIPEKDGILVDCLVALMVVKKGPLKDQWNNLLKEYGNFVSARLDLRVPEEKKESILNNLKENTPKEVAGLKVVSVNRIDGTKMLLEDGSSWVLFRPSGTEPLLRVYIESNCQDTFDKIAQWAKGYLDVE
- the ptsG gene encoding glucose-specific PTS transporter subunit IIBC; amino-acid sequence: MKKSFAVLQQVGKALMLPVAILPAAGILLAFGNALQNPALLERLPYFNTHWVQMVAVVMEQAGGIIFSNLPLLFAVGVAVGLTGGEGVAGLAAIIGYLIMNVTMGIIAGVTLDSVGSDPAYTLALGIPTLQTGVFGGIIVGVLASFLYKKYYNIELPQYLGFFAGKRFVPIITAVSALLLGILMTVIWPPIQLGLNTLSYSMVDSNRTLSAFVFGVIERALIPFGLHHIFYSPFWFEFGEYVNKAGEIVRGDQRIFFEQLKDNVPFTAGTFMTGKFPFMMFGLPAAALAMYHEAKTAKKKYVAGIMMSAALTSFLTGITEPIEFTFLFVAPLLFAVHTVFAGLSFMIMEILNVKIGMTFSGGVIDYLLFGVLPNRTQWWLVIPVGLVFSVIYYFGFRFVIRKWDIKTPGRENDGEEIEGNGVTGELGAQVLEALGGQENILNLDACITRLRVNVKNIKDVDKQTLKKLGATGVLEVGNSIQAIFGPKSDIIKSQIDNIIKNGGTKGKTTKFLSPMEGKLVDLTVVPDKVFSKKIMGEGFAIEPSKGEVVSPVDGKVVSLFPTNHAIGIQREDGLEVLIHIGIDTVELKGEGFKALVKEGDEVKAGQPLINVDLEKIKGKGKAVITPIVFTNLPEGQKVYFEEGKKVQKGQSDIIVIK
- a CDS encoding polyphenol oxidase family protein; its protein translation is MEKFFRFIENGLDIVVTTKSCGNMLYQRGGRDVWKNYLDFSKEAIIPLDKIVRVVLKNGSEFIKVNNSHGGEGVYPEKQNLQGFDGLITTEKNLYLGITTADCYPVIIHDKRNSFLGLAHCGWRGIVEGLEVKILKELIKMGSSLDNIQIIYGPGICGNCYVQHDQYLQDIFINKYNYPEEIIKPQGKFYSVDIKKASQHNLIKAGFRGSFIDLKICNFCDERLFSVRREGKDTGRMLNLVCMI
- a CDS encoding RidA family protein, whose translation is MNKTIISTKNAPAAIGPYSQAVRVGNFLYTSGQIPFDPKTMELVSTDIKEQTKQVMENLKAILEEAGTSFDKVIKTTVFIKDMNQFGDINEVYAQYFGANPPARSCVEVARLPKDVGIEIEAIALVE
- a CDS encoding nucleoside hydrolase, whose protein sequence is MKIILDVDPGIDDAIAIALAHKWPGIEILGITTVGGNLPLEKTTDNGGKILKLLGANYKVYPGMAQPLIRELKTAENIHGPTGLGYAQLPEGKEYIADKHGVDFIIEQVNKYPKEITLIGVGPLTNIATAIKKDPSLPQKVRGICVMGGAVFTQGNVTPAAEFNIYVDPESAEIVFNCGAEIILVGLDVTLKVLLTREHLEIIQKKGGSLGESIGEMTKFYLERYLDGNKLPGCALHDPLAVAVALDKSLVSMEKMYVGVETKGELTRGATIGDKLSRFNKKPNVYVCTQVDSNRFLELFLDRILDHTN